GAGAAAGCGCCATATGAATACTGATTCAGTGTCCAGCTATATGAAGCCCCTGATAAAAAATGATCGTATACTTGTTTTCCATGGACCTGAGCCAAATTTTTCAATGCGTGTTGTATACGGTCTTTTTCAGGAAGTATATCCCACAAAGTGGCGTCATCTTCCCATGTATAACTTGCTAAGATGAGACCGGATTCACTCTGGTTGCTCGTTTGGCTGGGGTAATAAGAAAATCTAATGGGTAAATCGGTCGTCAATTTACCGCCGAAGATTCCTTCCTTTTCCCAAAACCTATGTGTAAATTGAAGTCCAATTTTCGTGGACGCAGCATAATGGAGTTCCCTTATTGCCTTCCACTTATTATGGGAAAATGAATTCCGGGGTTCAATATCCATAAATTGCAACAATTGAAGTGGGATAGTCACGATGGCAAGGTCACCGGTAACCGTTAAGGGGTTTTGGCTTTGAGTATGTTTAGAGTGGATGGTGACTTGATTATCATGTTGGATGAGCTTTGTCACTTCATATCTGAAGTTTAGATTATCCTTCAATTCCGGTAGAAAAGCATAAGGAAGCCGGTCGTTTCCTCCTTCGATTGCAAAAAATTCCATGTCTGGATTTAAGAGTGGCATAAGCTCCCGAAGTATGGCAGGAAAAGAAAGTTCCGGGAATCCTTCTAATCCCAGTAGGACTTTGATGCTTTCAATTGCCCCTGTTGAAAGACTCATTCCTACTGGATTGTACTGTAAAAAGAAGCTCATGGAGTATTTATCAAACTCTTTGATGACTATTTCCCAATTTCTACTTGGGTTTTGAATGATGAAGTCAGTCACAGGCTTAATTGCCATGTTGAGTAATTCTTCAGCTGTTTTACCTCTTTCATGGGGAGCTACAGGGTACCTCAGTATATCCGGGTTCCGTTGATATATGGCAGCGGTTGTCTTGATTCCGTTGGCATAAATGGGATCATTAGGAGTCGCATTAACAAAAGTGTTGACTCGTAAACCATACTTCTTGATGTATTCAGCAACTAAGTAATGATAATTCGGAATGCGCATGGCACCGGCTTCAAGGTAGGAACCTTCTGAAAATGGCTCACGTATGGTCAAAACACGCCCTCCGACCCTCCCGGTTGCTTCCAATATCGTAACCTCGTGCCCCGCTTGTTTTAAAAGGGATGCTGCAACCAACCCAGACATGCCGGCACCAATGATAATGATTTTTTTTGGGATCTGGGAATGCCCCAGGCCATTTCTGATAACAGCAAGCATTTGATCGGGTGAAAGCGGATCTTTGAAAAAGGACAAAGGGTTTTTCTCCTCTCTTGTTACACTTTCTATATGGGATTTAAGCTATCTTATTCCTATTGGGTCACCATTTATGAAGGATCTTCAATAATTTGTCATGATTGATTATAACTATCATATTCCTCTAGGTTTATCCTTTATGTGAATACTCTATTATTAGATATTTAAGGTGCATGAATAAGTTGTTTATTGTTAAAAGATGATGCCATTTTTTTCGGAAGCTAACTATCTAAAGACTACAATTTATAATGGAGCCGAATTTAATTTAGAAAGTTAGAGAAGCAGTGTTCAGCTTTTTTGAACAATGGGATGAAATAACGAAGAATGCTATTCGCAACCTTATTTCGGAAAAAACTCACCAATCTATATATATGAATAACAGTTGATTAAGCAATAAAAAAGCGGATAACTGAGGCAATTATCGTTCTTTGTCTTTTGAAAAAACGCTAATTAGCATAACAATTGGAGTTAGTATAGTTTCATAAATTTTAGCGAGTGCGCATAATAAGTGCTCAGTGAAGAAATAATACGACCCCGTCCTCCCTTGACCGGTGGATTCACTAGTATGAAAAGGCTGGTTCCTTCCAAGAGAATGACAACAGTTCACTCGAGCAGGAGGAGCTTTTAATGCTACGTAAAGAGCTTGAGCAACAGCAGATGGTGAATGATATTTTAAAGCAAGCTTCGTATTCTCGGAACACTAGGCTACATACGCCGATAGTGTTTTAAGGTTAAAAAGCGCAAAATTGTATCATAATATAACCATATACTAAAAGTTTACATAGGTGATGATTTCAGGTCCCATGTTTTAGGAGGACGGGTTTATAGAAGCGAAATATTGCAGAGAATCAAGGGTCATAAGAACGAGTCGTATATTTCCAAATGATGTGAACAATCATAATACATTATTTGGCGGCAAATTAATGAGTGATGTCGATCAAGTAGCATCGATTTCTGCAGCACGTCATAGTCGAAGTGAATGTGTAACTGCTTCCACAGATTCAGTTGACTTTTTACATCCCATTCGTACAACAGATTCAGTGTGTTTTATATCTTATGTGGCATGGACCGGCACATCTTCAATGGAGGTTTTTGTGAAAATTATTGCTGAAGATTTAAAAAGCAGTGTTCGTAGAATTGCAGCGACTGCTCTATTAACATTTGTTGCACTAGATGAACATAAACGTCCAACACGTGTTCC
The DNA window shown above is from Peribacillus sp. FSL P2-0133 and carries:
- a CDS encoding flavin monoamine oxidase family protein, coding for MLAVIRNGLGHSQIPKKIIIIGAGMSGLVAASLLKQAGHEVTILEATGRVGGRVLTIREPFSEGSYLEAGAMRIPNYHYLVAEYIKKYGLRVNTFVNATPNDPIYANGIKTTAAIYQRNPDILRYPVAPHERGKTAEELLNMAIKPVTDFIIQNPSRNWEIVIKEFDKYSMSFFLQYNPVGMSLSTGAIESIKVLLGLEGFPELSFPAILRELMPLLNPDMEFFAIEGGNDRLPYAFLPELKDNLNFRYEVTKLIQHDNQVTIHSKHTQSQNPLTVTGDLAIVTIPLQLLQFMDIEPRNSFSHNKWKAIRELHYAASTKIGLQFTHRFWEKEGIFGGKLTTDLPIRFSYYPSQTSNQSESGLILASYTWEDDATLWDILPEKDRIQHALKNLAQVHGKQVYDHFLSGASYSWTLNQYSYGAFSMFKPGQETDLFPYIPTPEGRVHFAGEHTSTVPAWIEGAIQSGIRVAHEVTNLPKTSSEP
- a CDS encoding acyl-CoA thioesterase, coding for MEAKYCRESRVIRTSRIFPNDVNNHNTLFGGKLMSDVDQVASISAARHSRSECVTASTDSVDFLHPIRTTDSVCFISYVAWTGTSSMEVFVKIIAEDLKSSVRRIAATALLTFVALDEHKRPTRVPKVIPETEEEKKLHETALDRASMRQQRKQKSKDVATFLNVDYP